The region GTAACTCAACAAAGGGAAAACCTAAAAAAACTCAGgcttaacaaataaagaagcctcccctgtgatctgttctgttgtaaagcccCCAGGAAGTGcatagagcacgaaagaagtgtaggggaaaCACGAGACGTAGTCGAGTGTTTCCCCTCCTTCTTGAGCCAATATTCAAGACTAGAGAATTGatcaaaccatttgcagataacaATCCAGCGTTTGACCAACTAGGTTCtcagttttttgtttaaaatataagtgctacacggccaacgtttgtataaacgtaacctttccttgtactagtacatgttcattgccgtgactttcacatcttcagttcccacggcctgctcccgtctgaccttgtagctcagtcggtagagcggcggagatctaacccgaaggtcgtgggttcaattcccaccctggtcagagtttttctctgtccttgtgtgggcccatttccatcagtagggctaacgctcacatggttcatatgggattgaaatatagcacttcacattacactctattcagttaactccatTTACAATTGTGTTTGCTCAGGTCAACGGAGCTCCttaattaaaattcagttcacTTTGCATCGGTTTCAAACAGCTCTTTCAAAAGCGCCAGGTACTGAGTAATTTTTGAACAGAGTTTTAGCTGAGTTTTGCAGTCCTGCTGCTATCCCCAGGAACTAAGAATTAACCAGCAGACAATCTACTCAAATAATCAATAAAATTGCTCTGAATGTGATCGCGATCTCCGCTAATCTGTAACTTGAAATGACCACGTCTCAAGTGTTATGAAGATTTTGGGGACAGAATGAAATAATTTCGTTTTCATTCTAAGTTTGAAAGCTGTTCCTTCAAATTCAGTTCGCGCACAGCTTAGCGAGTTCGTAGAAGCTGaacaaactggaaaaaatgaCGAAAAAGTTGTTAGTGCAAATGACGTTTTCCTTGCCTATTCTCTGCCAAGGCTGCCGCAATGTATATAGGTCCGCACTGGGCACttctttcaataattattgtatttcaCTTTCAGGTTGAAATTGCCCAGAAACCACAAGAGAGTATGAAAGAACCTGCATGTGAGTAGAAGACGTTCAAATTTGCTTTTTAGTCAAAAGACAAACGACGGACTGCTGCATAATATAAGccatgaaaattctcttattccAACTATATGCTATCCTTTCGTTTATTTGCTCGATAACTGTTTTTGAAAGGCATTGAAATTCTATGATGAtcgacagacattttttgtCACAAAGCTTTGATTTATGGTGTTGTTTAAAACTTATTTGTTGGTTAACGTTAAGTTGCATGGAGGGTACGGGCAAGTCAGAATTGGCAAAACTATACAAAGTGAGCTGCAATGCCAGGACACAGCTCCTTAAATTTGTCTGATTAACTCCAATGATTTTCCGCTAAGAAAACCAGTCAGCAAGCTTAGAAATCAGAGTGACTGACACAGTTAATTTCGAAGCTAATCTGAAAACCTCTCTTTTGCTTGGTATTACATGACTTTTAGCTCTTACTGGTGTATGGTTGCATTTCACGCCTCAATGGTGTACCGAGTCTGGCCGACGCCCGCTTGGACATGCAAAGGTCACATCAACAGAATGCAAAGAGAAGTGTAAGGGAGGATGCCTAGGCGTGGAGTGGTGGGAAAAGAGTCAAACTTGCTATGAATGCACAAACCCATCGATGAGGGCTAATTTCACAAAAGAAGACGATGCCGCATTCCCACCTCATGTGTTTCTTAAACGCAATTGATGGCCATTTCTTTATTTTGGAACACTAACAtagccgccgtgacgtcatgtgaagaCGCTCTGTAGACCTTTTTACCAATACGGCGGCCAAAtggctattatgggatgcccagggggcaaatacacatTAATTTACCCCCTGagtatcccataatgtctttcgaaaccatagaaatcaaaatggccgccgtatcttcaaaaaggtctattatgaCAACGAGAAATTTGATGTTTAACAACTATCCACCGAAGTGGGGGTGgctagttgttttagtatatactaaaacaatgagataatatagcacaaaaatatgattttgaCTTATTTATTCCCGCAACGAAAGCAATCTTTTCGGGCGaaaatcccgcgcgagttgctcggagatgaacagcaaaagataaacggagtttgagtagccaatcagtgcGCGCATTTAACGcaatccactgttttagtataaagtAATTAACAATGAGTAGtataatagacctctttaggttgtacgttttgttttcccatttcagaccacgtgatgttactctagggaaaactttcttttaaatgtcgtcctatgcacgtgaatatgtatgcataacgtatgaaaaaacaaaagaaaaattcccttgggaacatcacgtggtctgaaatgggaaaacaaaacctaCAAGCATAAGAGGTCTATTACatgggtgattatttgaaaaatatacattttctttaaaacaattaatttctttgtctgtcacctTGACAAAACGGCTTTCGGACATTTTGTAAAAAACCGCTTCGCTGATTTAATATCGCGAAATAAttacctcaagtgcaaccaatcagcgcagaaaattttcataattcacctatgtaattatactgataacatagagggcaaatgACTGagtgctgattggtcaatgaggagggtatttttttcttaattttgcttctGAAGAgtgcaaaattactcgctcacgattggtcgagccaAAAATACTCGCTCCTGACTGGCCGAACGCACCTCTTCCACGTTCGGTTGGTTTCttcagcaaaacaacttcgtcttcttcGAAGTTTGACTATTAATATATTAGCGTTGCATTCGCTAAAGTGCCATAAAGGATCAAGAACTAGATACTccggaagatgaatttttgagTGATAAGACTGGAAGAGCAAAAGATTTTTCtcgtgaaaagcttaaaactaggATTGAGTTGCATGGTGCCCAGCGTAGCAGGATGGTTAGgttgaaaaacaataataatttaacgCTTCAAGGGCCTTCAGTTTTTTTCCCAAGGCACCTTGCAGCTCACCAAAAAAGGCCACAGAACATTTTGCCATTGATGGGATGCGtgttttttgtagtggaataatgaATCTCTTATTCgctggtttaacatataatactctccgacattttgctcattgctcatttcaaatactacgcaactcgcaaaatatccacgcgtattacatgttaaaccatcgaataagatgtacaTATCATAATTCGGGTGTCATCATTCTCTCCGACTCTTGAAACGAAAGACATGTTTAGCTATGTTCAGCTATGAAATTGGACAATTAGTTCTTGAAAGCGTGTTCAGTGAAAGGCCATATTTTTCAGGAAAAGCCTGCGCATCGCAGTTTTACAACCACCCCACACGTTTCGTAAATTCCGAGAACTGACTAACAATTGAAATTTCCATTAATTAGTAACTTAATGTCCTGCAAAATTATTGCACTCAAACTCAAAACGGATTCTAGTTTTCACATAAAAGGAACAGAGAATATTTACGTTTTAGCCCTATTGCCTCCAAGGGGATCACCAGTGCACTTAGGAGTAAAACTGTGTGGTGTAAGACAGATAGCACTCTTGGGAGGGAAACAGGGACGGCGGAGCCGGGGGtgctgggggaggggggggggggaaacttCTGTAATTTTACGGTTGATccacgtttat is a window of Montipora capricornis isolate CH-2021 chromosome 13, ASM3666992v2, whole genome shotgun sequence DNA encoding:
- the LOC138029286 gene encoding uncharacterized protein codes for the protein MANTVLTYIFALHFSIAFAQLGFYFYLHENYAVNSVSVKIAYFSDVLLCARACAVDLNCNTATYITTKKRCEMTEERIGNISNKVPVITLKGCSLIEKVEIAQKPQESMKEPASLTGVWLHFTPQWCTESGRRPLGHAKVTSTECKEKCKGGCLGVEWWEKSQTCYECTNPSMRANFTKEDDAAFPPHVFLKRN